A window from Bordetella petrii encodes these proteins:
- a CDS encoding SDR family NAD(P)-dependent oxidoreductase: MTGRLQGKVAIVTGAGSVGPGWGNGRAIAYRFAQEGARVFAVDMNADAMEETVARVREAGGEIATWRADVTSSDAVRELVRACTDTWGRVDILVNNVGGSRKGGPASLDEDTWDKQIDFNLKSVYLGCRHVLPLMEQQGGGAIVNIASTSGIRWTGSAQVGYASAKAGVIQLSRVVALEYAKKNIRCNTVIPGQMHTPMVEVRLAGQRTGGDVSQLLAQRQARIPLPFMGDGLDTANAALFLASDEARFITATEIVVDGGMSARCD; the protein is encoded by the coding sequence ATGACAGGCCGATTGCAGGGCAAAGTGGCGATCGTGACGGGCGCGGGCAGTGTCGGCCCGGGCTGGGGCAATGGCCGCGCCATTGCCTACCGTTTCGCGCAGGAAGGCGCGCGCGTGTTCGCCGTGGACATGAACGCCGACGCCATGGAAGAGACCGTGGCCCGCGTGCGCGAGGCCGGCGGCGAGATCGCCACCTGGCGGGCCGACGTCACCTCGTCGGACGCCGTGCGCGAGCTGGTGCGGGCGTGCACCGACACCTGGGGCCGCGTCGACATCCTGGTCAACAACGTGGGCGGCTCGCGCAAGGGTGGCCCGGCGAGCCTGGACGAAGACACCTGGGACAAGCAGATCGATTTCAACCTGAAGAGCGTCTATCTGGGCTGCCGCCATGTGCTGCCGCTGATGGAGCAGCAGGGCGGCGGCGCCATCGTCAACATCGCGTCGACCTCGGGCATACGCTGGACCGGGTCGGCCCAGGTCGGCTACGCCAGCGCCAAGGCCGGCGTCATCCAGCTGTCGCGCGTGGTGGCGCTGGAATACGCGAAAAAGAACATCCGCTGCAACACCGTGATTCCCGGCCAGATGCACACCCCCATGGTGGAAGTGCGGCTGGCCGGCCAGCGCACCGGCGGCGACGTGAGCCAGTTGCTGGCCCAGCGCCAGGCGCGCATTCCGCTGCCTTTCATGGGCGACGGGCTGGACACCGCCAATGCGGCGCTGTTCCTGGCTTCGGACGAGGCCCGCTTCATCACGGCCACTGAAATCGTTGTCGACGGAGGCATGAGTGCACGCTGCGACTGA
- a CDS encoding carboxymuconolactone decarboxylase family protein translates to MPRLNPPEVDGMSAHQRRIYDAIASGPRGRVRGPLAVWLHRPGLAEHAQALGQYCRYDSSLSPRLSELAILTMAAWWRSSFEWWAHQPIAVKAGLDAGITEQIRLGDTPAFEQADESVVYRFVRALLETRQVPDALYQEAVQVLGTDSVVDLVGVAGYYSLISMTINVFDIAPTDGSTVSFGR, encoded by the coding sequence ATGCCGCGCTTGAATCCCCCGGAGGTCGACGGCATGTCGGCGCACCAGCGCCGCATTTACGATGCCATCGCCAGCGGCCCGCGCGGCCGCGTGCGCGGACCGCTGGCGGTGTGGCTGCACCGCCCGGGCCTGGCCGAGCACGCGCAGGCGCTGGGCCAGTATTGCCGCTACGACTCCAGCCTGAGCCCGCGGCTGTCCGAGCTGGCCATCCTGACCATGGCGGCCTGGTGGCGTTCATCGTTCGAGTGGTGGGCCCACCAGCCCATCGCCGTGAAGGCCGGGCTGGACGCCGGCATTACCGAGCAGATCCGCCTGGGCGACACGCCGGCGTTCGAGCAGGCCGACGAGTCGGTCGTGTACCGCTTCGTGCGCGCGCTGCTGGAAACGCGCCAGGTGCCCGACGCGCTGTACCAGGAAGCCGTGCAGGTGCTGGGCACCGACAGCGTGGTCGACCTGGTCGGCGTCGCCGGGTACTACTCGCTGATCTCGATGACCATCAATGTCTTCGACATTGCGCCGACCGATGGCAGCACGGTCAGCTTCGGGCGCTGA
- a CDS encoding DUF4286 family protein has translation MEQMLIKFPEETVDIAAVRALPGAGRGDAWLYHAADHTETYALLAAPADPRALQDALRARHPRAQAVALALTTDVAGQAAGQPAPWFYVVETDIKAGAEADFDRWYEEEHLPGLAAVPGTVRARRYLAREGSPRYYACYDLASRETFGSPPWLAVRATDWSSRVRPNFINTKRTMFRRVPANQEA, from the coding sequence ATGGAGCAAATGCTGATCAAATTTCCGGAAGAGACTGTCGATATCGCCGCCGTGCGCGCCCTGCCGGGCGCGGGCCGGGGCGACGCGTGGCTTTACCACGCCGCCGACCATACCGAAACCTATGCGCTGCTGGCGGCCCCGGCCGACCCGCGCGCCCTGCAGGACGCGTTGCGCGCGAGGCATCCCCGCGCGCAGGCGGTGGCGCTGGCGCTGACCACCGATGTGGCGGGGCAGGCCGCCGGCCAGCCGGCGCCCTGGTTCTACGTGGTGGAAACCGACATCAAGGCGGGCGCCGAGGCCGATTTCGACCGTTGGTACGAAGAAGAACACCTGCCCGGGCTGGCCGCGGTGCCGGGCACGGTGCGCGCGCGCCGCTATCTGGCCCGCGAGGGCTCGCCGCGCTACTACGCCTGCTATGACCTGGCCAGCCGCGAGACGTTCGGCTCGCCGCCCTGGCTGGCCGTGCGCGCCACCGACTGGAGCAGCCGCGTGCGCCCCAACTTCATCAACACCAAACGCACCATGTTCCGCCGGGTGCCCGCCAACCAGGAGGCCTGA
- a CDS encoding amidohydrolase family protein encodes MPDCAPALTQITPASATLPAHACDSHFHIFGPADVFPYAEHRPYTPPDAPFGQLRRLHRQLGISRGVIVQPGCHGYDMSATLDALDRGAGQYRAVALLAPDAGPQQIAELDRRGVRGVRYNFVAHLANAGWDELAAMAPRIAPFGWHVCIHSDQASLPGLLQRLKTLPVPFVIDHMGRAAAAQGTAGEAFQALLALRGHPGAWVKISGLDRVSSSGVRPFYDGEPLVSALLDAMPERLLWGTDWPHPNVTGAMPDDGELLNTFLRLCPDAGLRRQILVDNPDRLYRFEPADTP; translated from the coding sequence ATGCCCGATTGCGCACCTGCGCTAACCCAGATCACGCCCGCCAGCGCAACGCTGCCGGCGCATGCCTGCGATAGCCATTTCCATATTTTCGGCCCGGCGGACGTTTTTCCTTATGCCGAGCACCGCCCCTATACGCCGCCAGATGCGCCGTTCGGGCAATTGCGCCGGCTGCACCGGCAGCTGGGCATCAGCCGCGGCGTGATTGTGCAGCCCGGCTGCCACGGCTACGACATGTCGGCCACGCTGGACGCGCTGGACCGGGGCGCCGGACAGTACCGCGCGGTGGCGCTGCTGGCGCCCGATGCGGGCCCGCAGCAGATCGCCGAGCTCGACCGCCGCGGCGTGCGCGGAGTGCGCTACAACTTCGTGGCGCACCTGGCCAATGCCGGTTGGGACGAACTGGCCGCGATGGCGCCCCGCATCGCGCCGTTCGGCTGGCATGTGTGCATCCATTCCGACCAGGCTTCGCTGCCCGGGCTGCTGCAGCGCCTGAAGACCCTGCCCGTGCCGTTCGTGATCGACCACATGGGACGCGCGGCCGCCGCGCAGGGCACCGCCGGCGAAGCGTTCCAGGCGCTGCTGGCGCTGCGCGGTCATCCGGGCGCGTGGGTCAAGATCTCGGGGCTGGACCGCGTCTCGAGCAGCGGCGTGCGCCCGTTTTACGACGGCGAGCCGCTGGTGTCGGCCTTGCTGGACGCCATGCCCGAGCGCCTGCTGTGGGGCACCGACTGGCCGCATCCCAACGTGACCGGCGCCATGCCCGACGACGGCGAACTGCTCAACACCTTTCTGCGCCTGTGCCCCGATGCGGGCCTGCGGCGGCAGATCCTGGTGGACAACCCCGACCGGCTGTACCGCTTCGAGCCTGCCGATACCCCCTGA
- a CDS encoding LysR family transcriptional regulator produces MDLKQVRYFIMACEMRSLSRAAEVLGLSQPSLSRQIQLLETELRHHLLTRTGRGVEPTPAGLRFLAHAKALDALAQHARQDMRAYASTVQDKVRLGMPHRVARRLAPQIVQAFRRQHPDAALTLAEGLSSEMNEWLVKDRVDLALLYDPPPSTLVRFESVYREDLVLAYAKSCRPVPPPRVRARDLGRYPLVLPSAPNTIRALVDKTCRDLDVALDIAAEVDVVHTILETMTQDTLYTILPRSALHDMPGQDYLVCSEIAEPVIMNNLTLATPVRDPLPALVQATAAIIRGLDMRQLFA; encoded by the coding sequence ATGGATCTGAAGCAAGTCCGCTACTTCATCATGGCGTGCGAAATGCGCAGCCTGTCCCGTGCCGCCGAGGTGCTGGGCCTGTCGCAGCCGTCGCTCAGCCGGCAGATCCAGCTGCTCGAGACCGAACTGCGCCACCACCTGCTGACCCGCACCGGGCGCGGCGTGGAGCCCACGCCGGCGGGCCTGCGCTTCCTGGCGCACGCCAAGGCGCTGGACGCCCTGGCCCAGCATGCCAGGCAGGACATGCGCGCCTACGCCTCCACCGTGCAGGACAAGGTGCGGCTGGGCATGCCGCACCGCGTGGCGCGCCGGCTGGCGCCGCAGATCGTGCAGGCCTTCCGCCGCCAGCATCCCGACGCGGCGCTGACGCTGGCCGAGGGCCTGAGTTCCGAGATGAACGAGTGGCTGGTCAAAGACCGCGTCGACCTGGCGCTGCTGTACGACCCGCCCCCTTCCACCCTGGTGCGGTTCGAATCGGTGTACCGCGAAGACCTGGTGCTGGCGTACGCCAAATCGTGCCGGCCGGTGCCGCCGCCGCGCGTGCGCGCACGCGACCTGGGCCGCTATCCGCTGGTGCTGCCCAGCGCGCCCAACACTATCCGCGCCCTGGTCGACAAGACCTGCCGCGACCTGGACGTGGCGCTGGACATCGCCGCCGAGGTCGACGTGGTGCACACCATCCTGGAAACCATGACGCAGGACACGCTCTACACCATTCTGCCCCGTTCGGCCCTGCACGACATGCCGGGACAGGACTACCTGGTTTGCTCGGAGATCGCCGAGCCCGTCATCATGAACAACCTGACGCTGGCCACGCCGGTGCGCGATCCGCTGCCGGCGCTGGTGCAAGCCACGGCGGCCATCATCCGCGGGCTGGACATGCGGCAGCTGTTCGCCTGA
- the modC gene encoding molybdenum ABC transporter ATP-binding protein — translation MQYEVNDTVGIEARLRVDYADFSLDLDLRLPGRGVTALYGHSGSGKTTCLRGVAGLAPVAQGYLRVNGEVWLDTAAGINVPTHRRALGYVFQEASLFPHLTVLRNLQFGLKRVPAGQRRVDLDQAVDLLGIAHLLRRMPAGLSGGERQRVGMARALLTSPRLLLMDEPLASLDMARKQEILPYLERLHDELDIPVLYVSHAPQEVARLADHLVLLEEGRATASGPIGQMLSRLDLPLAMDDDASVVVAGSVAGFDPAYRLMSVRLPGSTACLRVVHGALPDGHSARLAIKARDVSVALEHPRGSSIVNVIPVRVLDMAPADNPDHILVRLDADGTALLARITRYSRDQLKLAPGAQAWAQIKAVSVLG, via the coding sequence ATGCAGTACGAAGTGAATGATACGGTGGGCATCGAGGCGCGCTTGCGCGTGGACTACGCCGATTTCTCGCTGGACCTGGACCTGCGCCTGCCCGGCCGCGGCGTGACCGCCCTGTACGGGCATTCGGGCTCGGGCAAGACCACCTGCCTGCGCGGTGTGGCCGGCCTGGCGCCGGTGGCGCAGGGCTACCTGCGCGTGAACGGCGAGGTCTGGCTGGACACGGCGGCCGGCATCAACGTGCCCACGCACCGGCGGGCGCTGGGCTATGTCTTCCAGGAAGCCAGCCTGTTCCCGCACCTGACCGTGCTGCGCAACCTGCAGTTCGGCCTGAAGCGGGTGCCAGCCGGGCAGCGCCGCGTCGACCTGGACCAGGCCGTCGATCTGCTGGGCATTGCGCACCTGCTGCGGCGCATGCCGGCCGGCCTGTCGGGCGGCGAGCGCCAGCGGGTGGGCATGGCGCGCGCGCTGCTGACCAGCCCGCGCCTGCTGCTGATGGACGAGCCGCTGGCGTCGCTGGACATGGCCCGCAAGCAGGAGATCCTGCCGTACCTGGAACGCCTGCACGACGAGCTGGACATCCCCGTGCTGTACGTCAGCCACGCGCCACAGGAAGTCGCGCGCCTGGCCGACCACCTGGTGCTGCTGGAAGAGGGCCGCGCCACGGCCAGCGGCCCCATCGGGCAGATGCTGTCGCGCCTGGACCTGCCGCTGGCGATGGACGATGACGCATCGGTGGTGGTGGCGGGCAGCGTGGCGGGCTTCGATCCGGCCTACCGCCTGATGTCGGTGCGCCTGCCGGGCAGCACGGCCTGCCTGCGCGTGGTGCACGGCGCGCTGCCGGACGGCCATTCGGCGCGCCTGGCCATCAAGGCGCGCGACGTCAGCGTGGCGCTGGAGCATCCGCGGGGCAGCAGCATCGTGAACGTGATCCCCGTGCGCGTGCTGGACATGGCGCCGGCCGACAACCCCGACCACATTCTGGTGCGCCTGGACGCCGATGGCACGGCGCTGCTGGCCCGCATCACGCGCTATTCGCGCGACCAGCTCAAGCTGGCGCCGGGCGCGCAGGCGTGGGCGCAGATCAAGGCGGTGTCGGTGCTGGGCTGA
- the modB gene encoding molybdate ABC transporter permease subunit, with amino-acid sequence MPLDSSDLAAIWLTIQLASLTTLLLLIIGTPIAWWLARTRSRLKGPIGAVVALPLVLPPTVLGFYLLVVMGPHGPVGQATQALGLGVLPFTFAGLVVGSVVYSLPFVVQPLQNAFEAIGARPLEAAATLRASPRDCFFSVVLPLARPGFITAGILGFAHTVGEFGVVLMIGGNIEGRTRVVSVQIYDHVEALEYAQAHWLAGGMVVFSFVVLLLLYTRRRAVTVW; translated from the coding sequence ATGCCCCTGGATTCCTCGGACCTGGCCGCCATCTGGCTGACCATCCAGCTGGCGTCGCTGACGACCCTGCTGCTGCTGATCATCGGCACGCCCATCGCCTGGTGGCTGGCGCGCACGCGCTCGCGCCTGAAGGGCCCGATCGGAGCGGTGGTGGCCTTGCCGCTGGTGCTGCCGCCCACGGTGCTGGGCTTTTACCTGCTGGTGGTCATGGGCCCGCACGGGCCGGTGGGGCAGGCGACGCAGGCGCTGGGGCTGGGGGTGCTGCCCTTCACCTTTGCCGGCCTGGTGGTGGGTTCGGTGGTGTATTCGCTGCCGTTCGTGGTGCAGCCGCTGCAGAATGCCTTCGAAGCCATCGGCGCGCGCCCGCTGGAGGCGGCCGCCACGCTGCGCGCCAGCCCGCGCGACTGCTTCTTTTCGGTGGTGCTGCCGCTGGCGCGGCCCGGCTTCATCACTGCCGGCATCCTGGGTTTCGCGCACACCGTGGGCGAGTTCGGCGTGGTGCTGATGATAGGCGGCAACATCGAGGGCCGGACCCGCGTGGTGTCGGTGCAGATCTACGATCACGTCGAGGCCCTGGAATATGCGCAGGCGCACTGGCTGGCCGGCGGCATGGTCGTGTTCTCGTTCGTGGTGCTGCTGCTGCTTTACACGCGGCGCCGCGCCGTTACGGTGTGGTAG
- the modA gene encoding molybdate ABC transporter substrate-binding protein, with protein MPVLRISLFLAAATVAASAAAGEVQVAVAANFTAPMQAIARQFEQDTGNKAVAAFGATGQFYSQIKNGAPFEVFLAADDNRPARLEAEQQTVPGSRFTYAVGSLALWSARPGYVDDQGAVLKRNAFRHLAIANPKAAPYGLAATQVLDKLGLADAVKPKIVEGQSIAQTLQFVATGNAELGFVALSQVYKDGKLNSGSAWLVPAGLHDPIRQDAVILAKGRDNPAAQAFVDYLKGPRAAAIIKSYGYQVPAQ; from the coding sequence ATGCCCGTTCTGCGCATTTCCCTTTTCCTGGCTGCCGCCACCGTGGCGGCATCCGCGGCCGCGGGCGAAGTGCAAGTTGCCGTCGCCGCCAATTTCACGGCGCCCATGCAGGCCATTGCCCGCCAGTTCGAGCAGGACACCGGCAACAAGGCAGTGGCCGCGTTCGGCGCCACCGGCCAGTTTTATTCGCAGATCAAGAATGGCGCGCCGTTCGAGGTGTTCCTGGCCGCCGACGACAACCGCCCGGCCCGCCTGGAAGCCGAGCAGCAAACCGTGCCCGGCTCGCGTTTTACCTATGCCGTGGGCTCGCTGGCGCTGTGGTCGGCCAGGCCGGGCTATGTGGACGACCAGGGCGCCGTGCTGAAGCGGAACGCGTTCCGCCACCTGGCCATCGCCAATCCCAAGGCCGCGCCGTATGGCCTGGCGGCCACCCAGGTGCTGGACAAGCTGGGCCTGGCCGATGCCGTCAAGCCCAAGATCGTGGAAGGGCAGAGCATTGCCCAGACACTGCAGTTCGTGGCCACCGGCAATGCCGAGCTGGGCTTCGTGGCCCTGTCACAGGTATACAAAGACGGCAAGCTGAACTCGGGCTCGGCCTGGCTGGTGCCGGCCGGGCTGCATGATCCGATCAGGCAGGACGCTGTTATCCTGGCAAAGGGCAGGGACAATCCCGCCGCCCAGGCTTTCGTCGACTACCTGAAAGGCCCCAGGGCCGCCGCCATCATCAAGTCGTACGGCTATCAGGTCCCGGCGCAATAA
- a CDS encoding PaaI family thioesterase gives MTQSIPDGFEPWHPSSPFMTHLADLGAFYRRTDSNVLAMRVAAPHTNMHNIAHGGLLATLADSALGYCIVQQAQVSVVTVQMSVEYLNAVKPGDWLEAHVRIDKQGRRLLYATCLLQVEGKVMLKANAVFAVRAALKPASDG, from the coding sequence ATGACCCAATCCATACCCGACGGTTTCGAACCCTGGCACCCCAGCAGCCCCTTCATGACCCACCTGGCCGACCTGGGCGCCTTCTACCGGCGCACCGACAGCAATGTGCTGGCCATGCGCGTGGCCGCGCCGCACACCAACATGCACAACATCGCGCATGGCGGGCTGCTGGCCACACTGGCCGACAGCGCGCTGGGATACTGCATCGTGCAGCAGGCGCAGGTGTCGGTGGTAACCGTGCAAATGTCGGTCGAATACCTGAACGCGGTCAAACCCGGCGACTGGCTCGAAGCCCACGTGCGCATCGACAAGCAGGGGCGCCGCCTGCTGTACGCCACCTGCCTGCTGCAGGTCGAGGGCAAGGTCATGCTGAAGGCCAACGCCGTATTCGCGGTGCGCGCGGCGCTCAAGCCGGCATCCGACGGCTGA
- a CDS encoding MetQ/NlpA family ABC transporter substrate-binding protein — protein MSITFFKSLAALTLGAAVFAQPALAQDKPLKVGVTAGPHAQIFEVVKQEAAKQGLKVEIIEFSDYVQPNAALSAGDLDMNSYQHQPYLDAANADRGYKLASIAKTVIFPIGIYSKKVKSLDELKPGAQIGIPNDPTNGGRALLLLQAQGLIKLNPDAGLKATPIDVVENPRKLRFVELDAAQLPRSLDDTDASAVNTNFALEAGLDPNKDAIARESSESPYANVLVVREQDKGRADLQKLVGIYQSPVVKEFIAQKFKGAVVAAW, from the coding sequence ATGAGCATCACGTTCTTCAAGTCGCTGGCGGCGCTGACCCTGGGCGCCGCCGTTTTCGCGCAACCCGCGCTGGCGCAGGACAAGCCGCTGAAAGTCGGCGTGACGGCGGGGCCGCACGCGCAGATTTTCGAGGTGGTCAAGCAAGAGGCCGCCAAGCAGGGGCTGAAAGTCGAGATCATCGAGTTCAGCGACTATGTGCAGCCCAATGCGGCGCTGTCCGCCGGCGACCTGGACATGAACAGCTACCAGCACCAGCCGTACCTGGACGCCGCCAATGCCGACCGCGGCTACAAGCTGGCCAGCATCGCCAAGACGGTGATCTTTCCCATCGGCATCTACAGCAAGAAGGTCAAGAGCCTGGACGAACTGAAGCCGGGCGCGCAGATCGGCATTCCCAACGACCCCACCAACGGGGGCCGGGCCTTGCTGCTGCTGCAGGCCCAGGGGCTGATCAAGCTGAACCCCGATGCCGGACTGAAGGCCACGCCGATCGACGTGGTCGAGAATCCGCGCAAGCTGCGCTTCGTGGAGCTGGACGCCGCCCAGCTGCCGCGCTCGCTGGACGATACCGATGCGTCGGCCGTGAACACCAATTTCGCGCTGGAAGCCGGCCTGGATCCCAACAAGGACGCCATTGCCCGCGAATCGTCCGAGTCGCCGTACGCCAACGTGCTGGTGGTGCGCGAGCAGGACAAGGGCCGCGCCGACCTGCAGAAACTGGTTGGCATTTACCAGAGCCCGGTCGTGAAGGAATTCATCGCCCAGAAATTCAAGGGCGCAGTAGTGGCTGCCTGGTAG
- a CDS encoding methionine ABC transporter permease: MSPQLIELLATSLLDTLLLVGVPSLIAVLVGIPMGVVLVVTARGAMLQNLAVNRSLGAVVNITRSVPFIILMVAIIPFTRLIAQTSIGTTAAIVPLSVAAIPFMARIAENAMREVDAGLLTAARAMGASPLQIIMKVLLPESLPGLVAATIVTVISLIGYSAMAGAIGGGGLGDLGIRYGYQRFLPEVMLAVVVVLVVLVQVVQGLGDWLVRRMSHR, from the coding sequence ATGAGTCCGCAACTGATCGAACTGCTCGCCACCTCGCTGCTTGATACGCTGCTGCTGGTGGGCGTGCCCAGCCTTATCGCGGTGCTGGTGGGCATCCCGATGGGCGTGGTGCTGGTGGTAACGGCGCGCGGCGCCATGCTGCAGAACCTGGCGGTGAACCGCTCGCTGGGGGCGGTGGTCAACATTACCCGCTCGGTGCCTTTCATCATCCTGATGGTGGCCATCATTCCGTTCACGCGGCTGATCGCGCAGACCTCGATCGGCACCACGGCGGCCATTGTGCCGCTGTCGGTGGCGGCGATTCCCTTCATGGCGCGCATCGCCGAAAACGCCATGCGCGAAGTGGACGCCGGCCTGCTGACCGCCGCGCGCGCCATGGGCGCCAGCCCGCTGCAGATCATCATGAAAGTGCTGCTGCCGGAATCGCTGCCCGGCCTGGTGGCCGCCACCATCGTCACCGTGATCAGCCTGATCGGCTATTCGGCCATGGCGGGCGCCATCGGCGGCGGCGGCCTGGGCGACCTGGGCATCCGCTACGGCTACCAGCGCTTCCTGCCGGAAGTCATGCTGGCCGTGGTGGTGGTGCTGGTCGTGCTGGTGCAGGTCGTGCAGGGCCTGGGCGACTGGCTGGTACGCCGCATGTCGCATCGCTGA
- a CDS encoding methionine ABC transporter ATP-binding protein produces MIHIENLSKTYATPHGRFEALRNISLHIEQGEVFGIIGPSGAGKSTLVQCINLLERPDSGEIVIGGTALTGLGEAQLRSQRRRIGMVFQGFNLLARRTVYGNVALPLEIAGVPAAQIPARVERLLALVGLEHLRDRYPSQISGGQKQRVGIARALANDPDVLLSDEATSALDPETTHNILALLRDINRQTGVTVVMITHQMEVVREICDRVAVLSQGEVVEMGRTQDIFATPRHEVTRAMVSAATASDLTDATLAATRDRMAELQAARPDSAVRLLRIRLAGASAGTLLSDLTRAHALDVSLVQARVEDIQGVAVGTLFVLVQGTAAALDQALAALAAQDISVEEIAHESATDRTARHLAA; encoded by the coding sequence ATGATTCACATCGAAAACCTCTCAAAGACCTACGCTACCCCGCACGGACGCTTTGAGGCATTGCGCAACATCAGCCTGCATATCGAGCAGGGCGAGGTGTTCGGCATTATCGGTCCCAGCGGGGCCGGCAAAAGTACTCTGGTCCAATGCATCAATTTGCTTGAGCGCCCCGACAGCGGCGAGATCGTCATTGGCGGCACCGCCCTGACCGGCCTGGGCGAGGCCCAACTGCGCAGCCAGCGCCGCCGCATCGGCATGGTGTTCCAGGGCTTCAATCTGCTGGCGCGCCGCACGGTGTACGGCAATGTGGCGCTGCCGCTGGAAATCGCCGGCGTGCCCGCCGCGCAGATTCCGGCCAGGGTGGAGCGGCTGCTGGCGCTGGTGGGGCTGGAGCACCTGCGCGACCGCTATCCCAGCCAGATCAGCGGCGGCCAGAAGCAGCGCGTGGGCATTGCCCGGGCGCTGGCCAACGACCCCGACGTGCTGCTCAGCGACGAAGCCACCTCGGCGCTGGACCCGGAAACCACCCACAACATCCTGGCACTGCTGCGCGACATCAACCGCCAGACCGGCGTTACCGTGGTGATGATCACGCACCAGATGGAAGTGGTGCGCGAGATCTGCGACCGCGTGGCCGTGCTGTCGCAGGGCGAAGTGGTCGAGATGGGCCGCACGCAAGATATTTTCGCCACACCGCGGCACGAGGTTACCCGCGCCATGGTGTCGGCCGCCACGGCTTCCGACCTGACCGACGCCACGCTGGCCGCCACCCGCGACCGCATGGCCGAGCTGCAGGCCGCGCGGCCGGACAGCGCGGTGCGCCTGCTGCGCATCCGTCTGGCGGGCGCCTCGGCCGGCACGCTGCTGTCCGACCTGACGCGCGCGCATGCGCTCGATGTCAGCCTGGTGCAGGCGCGCGTCGAAGACATCCAGGGCGTTGCCGTCGGCACGCTGTTCGTGCTGGTGCAAGGCACCGCGGCCGCCCTGGACCAGGCGCTGGCCGCTCTGGCCGCGCAAGACATATCTGTAGAAGAAATCGCACATGAGTCCGCAACTGATCGAACTGCTCGCCACCTCGCTGCTTGA